A stretch of DNA from Hydrogenophaga sp. SL48:
CCCCTGGTTGCCAATCCGATCCGTCTCTCGGCTTCTCCGGTGCAATACCGGCGCGCGCCGCCCCTCCTGGATGCCGACGCTCAAGCTGTTCTCAGCAGTTGGCTCGACACTTCTTCGAGCTGAGCTTTTTGCTTAGCGGCCCGCCTTTCAGCGGGCCGTACTGCCTCAGGTCACAGAGAATTCTGACCGCGCCAGCTGTCCATGGCGACGACCAGGCAGCTGAGAATCCAGAACACCAAGTACTCGACCCCGCCCAGGTTCCACGCCCAGCCAAAACCCTTGACCACCTGCAGTGCATAGCTGGCGACCATCAGCAGCGCTGCGGCGGCAAGGGCAGCCCAACGCGTGCACACGCCAAGAATGAGTGCAACACCTGCGCACATCTCTACTGTCGCGGCGACAACGACCCAGAACTCAGGAGGCATGAGACCCGCTTTTGCGAAAAAGCCGACGACTCCCGGTGAAGGAACGCCGTCTGCGAATTTGCCAAACACATGTGGAATCAAGAAGGCGCCACAAGCAATCCGAAGCAGGTTTATCGGCTGAGAGAGGTCGAAGTTGGGCCGCAGAGTGCGTATGTCTTTTTGTGTGAGGATCATGTTGCGAAGCCTTTCGGTATGCCTTCAATACTCAGAACGAGTGTTTGATACCGACTTCATAGCCTTTGGAGGACTTTCCTGCAGCGCCAGCAGGCGGCGAACCAACTGTGAACGCCGCAGCACCTTTGTTGCTGATCGCCGAGTAGGTGGTGTAGACCGCAGTGCGTTTGGAAAGGTTGTGAACGTAGCCTACGGCGGCTTGGCTGGCGTCGTTCGCATCGGTCCCGCTGCCCGACGCATTGGCACGCTGGTAGCTGACACGGAATTGGCCGACCTGGCCGACTGGCGCGGTGAACCCGACCTCCAGATTGGTCAGCTTTTTTGCGCCGTGCTTCGAGACGTTGATCATGAGCATCGGTGTCGCGATGCCGAAGTTATATGAAATCCCGGCGTTGGTGACTTTGAAGTCGTCTGGCGTTGCCGTCTTTGTCGCGCCATGCGCCAGCGCTACGTTCAAGCCACCCTGTTGATAGCCCAAGCGGCCTGCCATGTATTTCACGCCCGGAGTGCCTTCGCCAACCGCAACTTCCATCTGGCCATAAATGCCCCCGAGGCCTGGTGGCAGGTAGTAGCTCACGGCGTTGTCAGCACGAAACAGTGTGGTGGCGCCGCTACCCAGGTTGTTCTGAAGGTTGAAGCCCGAGCCGATGCCGACGGTGCCGAATGGATCGAAGGCCGAGACGTTCCAGAAAGTCGCATCCAGGTCACGCCCCGCTCGGATCTCACCGAACGGGCCAAACAGGCTCACCGTCGAGCGGCGATGCCAGAACTTGCCTGAGGCGTTGATCGATCCGGAGTCTGGGTTGATGGCCGTCTCCAGCCAAGCGCCAGCCTTCCACCCCGCTCCGAGGTCTTCATCTGTGCGGAAGCCGAGACGTGAGTTTTGCAAGCCATCGGGGGAGAGTTGTAGCAAGGTCGTGCCCCCTGTTGTGACTGATCGGGCACTGACGTCGACAGTGCCGAAGACGGTCACCGAGGACTGTGCATGGCATGTGGAAGCGACAAGGCCGGCAATTGTTGCGGCGATACGGATGCTGTACTTCATTTGTGTCTCCTGTTGAGGTGAATTTCACTCGGTGGCTTCGGGCAACTGCCGCTCTGCTCCTGCTCCTTCAAGCGAATTTTCAGAACGTCTATGCAGTCAATCAGATTTGTGCTATCGTTAGCACAACTGCAGTGTATGGCACCTCTTGATAGGCTGTCAACCAGCTTGTGAAAGGGTGCCACTTTTGGAGATTTGTATTCATAAAATGCAG
This window harbors:
- a CDS encoding DoxX family protein; the protein is MILTQKDIRTLRPNFDLSQPINLLRIACGAFLIPHVFGKFADGVPSPGVVGFFAKAGLMPPEFWVVVAATVEMCAGVALILGVCTRWAALAAAALLMVASYALQVVKGFGWAWNLGGVEYLVFWILSCLVVAMDSWRGQNSL
- a CDS encoding porin; protein product: MKYSIRIAATIAGLVASTCHAQSSVTVFGTVDVSARSVTTGGTTLLQLSPDGLQNSRLGFRTDEDLGAGWKAGAWLETAINPDSGSINASGKFWHRRSTVSLFGPFGEIRAGRDLDATFWNVSAFDPFGTVGIGSGFNLQNNLGSGATTLFRADNAVSYYLPPGLGGIYGQMEVAVGEGTPGVKYMAGRLGYQQGGLNVALAHGATKTATPDDFKVTNAGISYNFGIATPMLMINVSKHGAKKLTNLEVGFTAPVGQVGQFRVSYQRANASGSGTDANDASQAAVGYVHNLSKRTAVYTTYSAISNKGAAAFTVGSPPAGAAGKSSKGYEVGIKHSF